In Besnoitia besnoiti strain Bb-Ger1 chromosome IX, whole genome shotgun sequence, a single genomic region encodes these proteins:
- a CDS encoding putative heat shock protein 90 (encoded by transcript BESB_015160), whose amino-acid sequence MALTVPHGAALGACLLLLLLSVAVSPASLAAAPRVMGVSADAAEASEPLTAEEAPRSLPVEESEKKPAALSAEEQEAVEKTQESHQYQAEVSRLMDIIINSLYAQREVFLRELISNAVDALEKVRFTALSNSSVMEPKKNLDIRIEFDSEAKTLSIIDTGIGMTKQDLINNLGTVAKSGTSNFLEAMAQGNDVNLIGQFGVGFYSAFLVADKVTVISKNVEDDQYIWESSADAKFHVAKDPRGNTLGRGTCVTLHLKEDATEFLNEWKLKDLTTRFSQFMSYPIYVRTTRTVTEEVPIEEDGATKEADEKTEEEKKDDVEVTEGEAEEKEEEKPKTKKVEKKKEEWEQVNTQKAIWLRPKEEIEEKEYAEFYKSVSKDWSDPLTHIHFTAEGEVEFKALLFIPKRAPSDIYSNYFDKQTSVKVYVRRVLVADQFEDLLPKYLHFVKGVIDSDDLPLNVSREQLQQHKILNVISKKLVRKTLDAMRKLSLDSIKEREEMQKELEKEEDAQKKEALEKKMKEKSVYEKFYDEFARNLKLGCYEDDTNRTKIIKLLRFHTSKTGADQTTTLESLVSKMPENQPNIYYAAGDSFEQLMKAPEMQIFLKKDIEVVFLLEAMDEPCIQRVTDFEGKKFLSIQKGDVQLEQTEDEKKTERRLKKAFEPLLTWWKKLLDGKVTKVEISKRLVDAPCAVVASEWGYSAQMEKIMKTQTFADPRHVRMMAGQKVFEVNPHHRMIQYLLAQVTKAGAENVGEKEAEIARLLFEVAKLASGFEVDDPKDVAASLYQAVASEMNFGREETMIAEYELPREEEDVKVGDEEEKKEEKDLEGEEDETDDKEPEKKQEGTHDEL is encoded by the exons ATGGCGTTGACCGTTCCgcacggcgcggcgctgggcgcctgcctgctgttgcttctcctctccgtcgctgtGTCTCCGGCTTccttggcggcggcgccgcgcgttaTGGGCGTGTCGGCGGATGCGGCAGAGGCCTCAGAGCCGCTGacggctgaggaggcgccgcggtcACTGCCTGTtgaagaaagcgagaagaagcctgcggcgctctcggcggAGGAACAGGAAGCCGTtgagaagacgcaggagagTCACCAGTACCAGGCGGAAGTGTCGCGTTTGATGGATATCATCATCAACTCGCTGtacgcgcagcgcgaggttTTTCTCCGGGAGTTGATTTCGAACGCCGTGgacgcgctggagaaggTGCGCTTCACTGCTTTGAGCAACTCGAGCGTGATGGAGCCGAAGAAGAACTTGGATATCCGCATCGAGTTCGACTCCGAGGCGAAGACCTTGAGCATCATCGATACCGGTATTGGAATGACGAAGCAGGACCTCATCAACAACTTGGGGACTGTCGCCAAATCGGGCACCAGCAACTTCCTCGAGGCCATGGCGCAGGGGAACGACGTGAACCTGATTGGTCAGTTCGGCGTGGGCTTCTacagcgccttcctcgttGCTGACAAGGTCACAGTCATCTCGAAGAACGTCGAAGACGACCAGTACATCTGGGAGAGCTCGGCTGACGCGAAGTTCCACGTCGCGAAGGACCCGCGAGGCAACACGCTCGGTCGCGGAACGTGCGTCACCCTGCACCTGAAGGAGGACGCGACTGAGTTTTTGAACGAGTGGAAGCTGAAGGACCTGACCACACGCTTCAGTCAGTTCATGAGCTACCCGATCTACGTACGCACCACACGCACTGTGACCGAGGAAGTCCCCATCGAGGAAGACGGGGCGACGAAGGAAGCCGACGagaagacggaggaggagaagaaggacgacgTCGAGGTCACGGAAGGCGAAGCTgaggaaaaggaggaagagaag CccaagacgaagaaggtcgagaagaagaaggaagagtgGGAGCAAGTCaacacgcagaaggcgatTTGGTTGCGCCCGAAGGAGGAGATTGAGGAGAAGGAATACGCGGAGTTTTACAAGAGCGTGAGCAAGGATTGGTCCGATCCGCTGACGCACATCCACTTcaccgcggagggcgaggtgGAGTTCAAGGCGCTTCTGTTCATCCCGAAGCGCGCGCCGTCAGACATTTACAGCAACTACTTCGACAAGCAGACGTCCGTGAAGGTTTACGTGCGCCGCGTGTTGGTCGCCGACCAATTCGAGGACTTGCTCCCCAAGTACCTGCACTTCGTGAAGGGCGTCATCGACAGCGACGACTTGCCGCTGAACGTCtcgcgcgagcagctgcagcagcacaaGATCCTGAACGTCATCTCGAAGAAACTGGTGCGCAAGACGCTGGATGCCATGCGCAAGCTCTCTCTCGACTCGATcaaggagcgcgaggagatgcagaaggaactcgagaaggaggaagacgcgcaaaagaaggaggcgctTGAGAAGAAAATGAAGGAGAAAAGCGTCTACGAGAAGTTCTACGACGAGTTCGCGCGCAACCTCAAACTCGGCTGCTACGAGGACGACACCAACCGCACCAAGATCATCAAGCTCCTCCGCTTCCACACGAGTAAGACCGGTGCCGATCAAACGACGACCCTTGAGAGTCTGGTGAGCAAGATGCCGGAAAACCAGCCCAACATCTACTATGCCGCCGGCGACTCGTTCGAGCAGCTCATGAAGGCCCCCGAAATGCAAATCTTCCTCAAGAAAGACATCGaagtcgtcttcctcctcgaggcCATGGACGAGCCCTGCATCCAGCGCGTCACCGACTTCGAAG GCAAGAAGTTCCTGTCGATCCAGAAGGGCGACGTGCAGCTGGAGCAGACggaggacgagaagaagactgAGCGCCGCCTGAAGAAGGCGTTCGAGCCGCTGCTGACATGGTGGAAGAAGCTGCTGGACGGCAAGGTCACAAAAGTCGAGATCTCGAAGCGCCTCGTCGACGCGCcgtgcgccgtcgtcgcctcggaGTGGGGTTACTCTGCGCAGATGGAGAAGATcatgaagacgcagacgTTTGCGGATCCCCGCCACGTGCGCATGATGGCAGGACAGAAGGTCTTCGAGGTGAACCCGCACCACCGCATGATTCAGTACCTCTTGGCGCAAGTCACcaaggcgggcgcggagaatgtgggcgagaaggaagccgAGATTGCACGGCTGCTCTTTGAGGTCGCGAAGCTCGCCTCCGGATTCGAAGTCGACGACCCCAAAGACGTCGCCGCCAGTCTGTATCAGGCCGTCGCCTCGGAGATGAACTTcggccgcgaagagacgaTGATCGCCGAGTACGAACTCccccgcgaggaggaagacgtcAAGGttggcgacgaagaggagaagaaggaagaaaaggacctcgagggcgaggaagacgaaaccGATGACAAAGAGCCtgagaagaagcaggaagGCACTCACGACGAGTTGTAA